One Diospyros lotus cultivar Yz01 chromosome 1, ASM1463336v1, whole genome shotgun sequence genomic window carries:
- the LOC127813007 gene encoding ABSCISIC ACID-INSENSITIVE 5-like protein 4, giving the protein MEGSTPRSFAHGNNKAKVSSQISLMALENHSNSLANRQNPIFTLDEFQSRSGMSFGLMNTQEPINNVWDVEANQASSNANQNDVMMIQHTVNPGDLSLEDTFLLPTLPFESTMDEVWSTIQGNRSSTNNPNFNDIIDFSQVDNTHENMSLEDFLVQKGVIQGPEAFDAQQNEVDCYLNDWENFPSDEISLDPTSIELDMMLDVEFPPPNGEINIPSNSLIECPPPNGEINVQAISPIEFPPPNSEINIPATKSPIYQAITSTGSCMEGSSNNIGSEIQSGLTSFGEPHRRATNIGVLEIAAEQRQRRMIKNREAAARFQARKQAYTMALEAQLRKLRIENLKLMRKMEEVKETIRRAEALKKRLSEKKRLASEESNVTIRRTLSSDW; this is encoded by the exons ATGGAGGGTTCTACGCCTAGAAGTTTTGCTCATGGCAACAACAAAGCAAAAGTGTCATCACAAATATCTTTAATGGCATTGGAAAATCACTCAAATTCATTAGCAAATAGACAAAATCCTATCTTTACCTTAGATGAATTTCAAAGCAGGAGTGGAATGAGCTTTGGGCTAATGAATACCCAAGAACCCATTAACAATGTGTGGGATGTGGAAGCAAATCAAGCTTCCTCAAATGCGAACCAAAATGATGTGATGATGATCCAACATACAGTGAACCCAGGAGATTTGAGCCTAGAAGACACCTTTTTACTCCCTACTTTACCTTTTGAGAGTACTATGGATGAGGTCTGGTCAACTATCCAAGGAAATCGATCTTCAACAAACAACCCCAACTTCAATGACATTATTGACTTCTCTCAAGTTGATAATACACATGAGAATATGTCGTTAGAAGATTTCTTGGTACAAAAAGGTGTAATTCAAGGACCTGAAGCTTTTGATGCTCAACAAAATGAAGTAGACTGCTACCTAAATGATTGGGAGAACTTTCCTAGTGATGAAATAAGTTTGGATCCAACTAGTATTGAACTAGACATGATGTTGGATGTTGAATTTCCACCTCCAAATGGTGAAATTAACATTCCATCAAATTCTCTTATTGAATGTCCACCTCCAAATGGGGAAATTAATGTTCAAGCCATTTCTCCTATTGAATTTCCACCTCCAAATAGTGAAATTAACATTCCAGCTACCAAATCTCCTATATACCAAGCAATCACATCTACTGGCAGCTGCATGGAAGGGTCCTCTAACAATATTGGAAGTGAGATACAAAGTGGTCTTACTAGTTTTGGGGAGCCACATAGGAGGGCAACAAATATTGGCGTTTTGGAGATTGCAGCGGAGCAAAGGCAGCGCAGGATGATAAAGAATCGAGAGGCTGCAGCTAGATTTCAAGCAAGAAAACAG GCATATACAATGGCATTAGAAGCACAACTACGCAAGTTGCGGATTGAAAATCTGAAACTCATGCGCAAGATG GAAGAAGTTAAGGAGACGATAAGACGAGCAGAG GCCCTGAAAAAGAGACTATCAGAGAAGAAGCGACTAGCAAGCGAGGAGTCTAATGTAACAATAAGAAGGACCTTGAGCTCAGATTGGTGA
- the LOC127796758 gene encoding uncharacterized protein LOC127796758 isoform X2 has product MVFQRLAVVFLGCFGVGYRQPVRAAESNEAPLPSSSSSSSNDCDLSVGGSRIKLSDGRYLGYRERGVPKNKSNYRVIIVHGFGSSKDMNFYASEDIMDELGIYLLLFDRAGYGESDPNPKRSVKSEASDIEELADRLELGPKFYVIGVSLGSYPVWSCLNRIPDRLAGAALVVPMINYNWRSLPFDLIKDDYRKNLSRWTLWIARHIPGLLHWWMTQKIFPSSSVLDRNPAFFSAKDLEVLKNTPGYQLLSQEMTQTGFLPFSEQVERARCF; this is encoded by the exons ATGGTTTTCCAGCGACTGGCGGTGGTGTTCTTGGGCTGTTTTGGAGTGGGTTACCGCCAGCCGGTGAGAGCTGCGGAGAGCAACGAAGCGCCGCTGCCGtcgtcttcatcttcatcatcgaACGACTGCGATCTGTCCGTTGGTGGATCGAGGATCAAGTTGAGTGATGGCAGGTACTTGGGTTACAGAGAGAGGGGAGTGCCGAAGAACAAATCCAACTACAGAGTCATCATTGTCCACGGATTTGGCAGCTCCAAGGATATGAATTTCTATGCTTCAGAG GATATAATGGATGAGTTGGGGATATATCTGCTGTTGTTTGATCGAGCCGGGTATGGAGAGAGCGACCCAAATCCAAAACGCTCTGTCAAAAGTGAGGCATCAGACATTGAAGAACTTGCTGATCGGTTAGAGTTAGGACCCAAGTTCTATGTGATTGGAGTCTCACTCGGATCCTACCCGGTCTGGAGTTGCCTAAACAGGATACCAGACAG GCTAGCCGGGGCAGCTCTGGTGGTTCCTATGATCAATTACAATTGGCGGTCTCTTCCTTTCGATCTGATCAAGGACGACTATAGGAAAAACCTTTCGCGATGGACACTTTGGATTGCTCGCCATATCCCCGGGCTGCTGCACTGGTGGATGACTCAGAAAATATTCCCCTCATCTTCTGTCCTCGATCGGAATCCAGCTTTCTTCAGCGCCAAAGACTTGGAGGTCTTGAAGAACACGCCGGGATATCAATTGCTTAGCCAG GAAATGACTCAGACGGGTTTTCTTCCATTCTCAGAACAAGTTGAAAGAGCGCGTTGTTTTTGA
- the LOC127796758 gene encoding uncharacterized protein LOC127796758 isoform X1, giving the protein MVFQRLAVVFLGCFGVGYRQPVRAAESNEAPLPSSSSSSSNDCDLSVGGSRIKLSDGRYLGYRERGVPKNKSNYRVIIVHGFGSSKDMNFYASEDIMDELGIYLLLFDRAGYGESDPNPKRSVKSEASDIEELADRLELGPKFYVIGVSLGSYPVWSCLNRIPDRLAGAALVVPMINYNWRSLPFDLIKDDYRKNLSRWTLWIARHIPGLLHWWMTQKIFPSSSVLDRNPAFFSAKDLEVLKNTPGYQLLSQNKLKERVVFDSLRRDFIVAFSKWDFDPLDLINPYPKEESSVHIWQGHEDKVVPFPLQRYVSGRLPWIRYHEVPDGGHLLVYDNAVCEAILRSLLLGEDSPLYRPKLI; this is encoded by the exons ATGGTTTTCCAGCGACTGGCGGTGGTGTTCTTGGGCTGTTTTGGAGTGGGTTACCGCCAGCCGGTGAGAGCTGCGGAGAGCAACGAAGCGCCGCTGCCGtcgtcttcatcttcatcatcgaACGACTGCGATCTGTCCGTTGGTGGATCGAGGATCAAGTTGAGTGATGGCAGGTACTTGGGTTACAGAGAGAGGGGAGTGCCGAAGAACAAATCCAACTACAGAGTCATCATTGTCCACGGATTTGGCAGCTCCAAGGATATGAATTTCTATGCTTCAGAG GATATAATGGATGAGTTGGGGATATATCTGCTGTTGTTTGATCGAGCCGGGTATGGAGAGAGCGACCCAAATCCAAAACGCTCTGTCAAAAGTGAGGCATCAGACATTGAAGAACTTGCTGATCGGTTAGAGTTAGGACCCAAGTTCTATGTGATTGGAGTCTCACTCGGATCCTACCCGGTCTGGAGTTGCCTAAACAGGATACCAGACAG GCTAGCCGGGGCAGCTCTGGTGGTTCCTATGATCAATTACAATTGGCGGTCTCTTCCTTTCGATCTGATCAAGGACGACTATAGGAAAAACCTTTCGCGATGGACACTTTGGATTGCTCGCCATATCCCCGGGCTGCTGCACTGGTGGATGACTCAGAAAATATTCCCCTCATCTTCTGTCCTCGATCGGAATCCAGCTTTCTTCAGCGCCAAAGACTTGGAGGTCTTGAAGAACACGCCGGGATATCAATTGCTTAGCCAG AACAAGTTGAAAGAGCGCGTTGTTTTTGACTCTCTGAGACGAGACTTCATCGTGGCTTTCAGCAAGTGGGACTTCGATCCGCTGGACCTAATCAATCCATACCCAAAAGAAGAAAGCTCTGTTCACATCTGGCAAGGTCATGAAGACAAGGTTGTGCCATTTCCATTGCAAAGATACGTTTCCGGGAGGCTTCCATGGATCAGGTACCATGAAGTTCCAGATGGTGGACATCTCCTTGTGTATGATAATGCTGTTTGTGAAGCCATTTTAAGGTCTCTTTTGCTTGGAGAAGATTCTCCCTTGTACAGACCTAAATTAATTTGA